A single window of Acetohalobium arabaticum DSM 5501 DNA harbors:
- a CDS encoding Gfo/Idh/MocA family protein: MEQIKVGIIGCGMAWERLHYPAFQELQDKYKVTACCDVDFDKARKATEMVGIGQEKAYQDYNEMINQEELDAVDIIVPIPENFPISEDVAEMGINIICEKPLATSLEEAEEYSHLADRHRIQIMIAENYRYNEENNIIRDLIREQKIGDVVYFISNKITDFSEDMLGNKFAAKEWRQHPDYPGGRILDSAIHNLAGIRHIFGPIESLYAVGKPQDDDFNPYLSTNINLKFKNGIVGQFSYFPSGKEMQRPLVGTRIFGTEGMIYLEESKAGVINVAYNDGTREEIPYQPERGFYNELLDFYNSLTGQEAISVPPQMEYGDLKTVMAVLESIEENKVVEVDKYDQYQLEEQVHVFG, translated from the coding sequence ATGGAACAGATTAAAGTAGGTATTATCGGCTGTGGCATGGCCTGGGAACGTCTGCATTATCCGGCCTTTCAAGAATTACAGGATAAATATAAAGTAACTGCTTGTTGTGATGTAGATTTTGATAAGGCTCGTAAAGCTACAGAGATGGTTGGTATCGGACAGGAAAAGGCCTATCAGGACTATAATGAAATGATTAATCAGGAAGAATTAGATGCAGTAGATATTATTGTACCGATTCCTGAAAACTTTCCTATCTCTGAAGATGTAGCTGAAATGGGTATTAATATTATCTGTGAGAAGCCGTTAGCTACTAGCTTAGAAGAAGCAGAAGAGTACTCCCATTTAGCTGATAGACATAGAATTCAGATTATGATTGCTGAAAATTATCGCTACAATGAAGAGAATAATATTATTCGGGATCTAATTCGTGAACAAAAAATTGGCGATGTAGTCTACTTTATCAGCAATAAGATAACCGATTTTTCTGAGGATATGTTAGGTAATAAATTTGCTGCTAAAGAGTGGCGTCAGCATCCGGATTATCCTGGGGGAAGAATTTTAGATTCAGCCATTCATAATTTAGCCGGTATCCGCCATATTTTTGGACCAATCGAAAGTCTCTATGCTGTAGGTAAGCCTCAGGATGACGATTTTAATCCGTATTTATCAACTAATATTAATCTAAAGTTTAAGAATGGTATTGTTGGCCAATTCTCTTATTTTCCCAGTGGAAAAGAGATGCAGCGTCCTTTAGTAGGGACTAGAATCTTCGGTACTGAAGGTATGATCTATCTAGAAGAAAGTAAAGCTGGAGTAATTAATGTTGCTTATAATGATGGTACTAGAGAGGAAATTCCTTATCAGCCGGAACGCGGTTTCTATAATGAATTATTAGATTTTTATAACAGCTTGACTGGACAGGAAGCAATTTCTGTACCGCCGCAGATGGAGTATGGTGATCTAAAGACGGTAATGGCTGTTTTAGAGTCAATTGAAGAGAATAAAGTTGTCGAAGTAGATAAATATGATCAGTATCAACTTGAAGAACAGGTGCATGTCTTTGGATAA
- the hydG gene encoding [FeFe] hydrogenase H-cluster radical SAM maturase HydG, with protein MGSINPAEWAANVIKQDEIDRYLIDGDDFIDDNLIEQQLEEHRDPDPKWIREIIQKSLEIERLEPEETAALLNVEDEELLNEMKEAALEVKKKVYDNRVVTFAPLYCSNLCVNNCVYCGFRKDNTNETRKVLNMKKVKEEARNLVKMGHKRSIVVYGEHPASDADYIAESMEAIYDVKVETKHGYGSLRRVNINAAPMEIEDLKKLWDVGVGTYQVFQETYHHETYQKLHPSGPKSNYRWRLYALHRAMEAGIDDVAIGALFGLYDWKFEVMGLLYHAIDLERQFNGVGPHTISFPRLMEADGSPYTQNSKYKVEDEEFKKLITVLRLAVPYTGLIVTARETPEIRREAMQLGCTQTDASTRIGIGAYSEEYTEQEKKRQQFILGDTRDLDTVIKEFAEMGMITSFCTAGYRCGRTGDKIMNLLQEGVEGKFCKLNAVLTFREWLDDFASEETKKAGEKVIAQELEEIENDSFFTENNLLNEFKNYYERIKNGERDLYI; from the coding sequence ATGGGTAGTATTAATCCAGCTGAGTGGGCAGCTAATGTAATTAAACAGGATGAGATTGATCGGTATTTAATTGATGGGGATGACTTTATAGATGATAACTTAATAGAACAACAATTAGAAGAACACAGAGATCCGGATCCTAAATGGATTAGGGAAATTATTCAGAAATCATTAGAAATAGAACGGCTCGAGCCGGAAGAGACAGCTGCATTACTTAATGTTGAAGATGAGGAACTTTTAAATGAGATGAAAGAAGCGGCACTAGAAGTAAAGAAGAAAGTCTATGATAACCGGGTGGTGACCTTTGCTCCTTTATATTGTAGTAATCTCTGTGTTAATAATTGTGTTTACTGTGGATTTAGAAAGGATAATACTAATGAAACGCGAAAAGTTTTAAATATGAAAAAGGTTAAAGAAGAGGCTCGTAATTTAGTAAAGATGGGGCATAAAAGGAGTATTGTTGTTTATGGTGAACATCCTGCTTCAGATGCTGATTATATTGCTGAATCCATGGAAGCAATCTATGATGTTAAAGTGGAGACTAAGCATGGCTATGGTTCGCTGCGGCGGGTGAATATAAATGCTGCGCCAATGGAGATAGAGGATTTAAAGAAGCTGTGGGATGTAGGAGTTGGTACTTATCAGGTGTTCCAGGAGACTTATCACCACGAAACTTATCAAAAATTACATCCATCAGGACCAAAGTCTAATTACCGCTGGAGGCTGTATGCTCTACATAGGGCTATGGAGGCAGGGATTGATGATGTAGCCATTGGAGCATTATTTGGCCTTTATGATTGGAAGTTTGAAGTAATGGGCCTATTATACCATGCAATTGATTTGGAAAGGCAGTTTAATGGCGTTGGGCCACATACTATTTCTTTTCCTCGTTTGATGGAAGCAGATGGTTCACCTTATACTCAAAACTCTAAATATAAAGTTGAAGATGAGGAATTTAAAAAGTTAATAACTGTACTTAGGTTAGCAGTACCATATACTGGCTTAATTGTAACTGCTCGTGAAACTCCTGAAATAAGGCGGGAGGCTATGCAGTTAGGCTGTACTCAGACTGATGCTTCAACTAGAATAGGTATTGGAGCATATAGTGAGGAGTATACAGAACAGGAGAAGAAACGTCAACAGTTCATACTAGGTGATACAAGAGATTTGGATACAGTAATTAAAGAGTTTGCTGAAATGGGCATGATTACTTCTTTCTGTACTGCTGGCTATCGCTGTGGTAGAACCGGAGATAAAATCATGAATCTATTACAGGAGGGAGTCGAAGGAAAGTTCTGTAAACTGAATGCTGTTTTAACATTCAGAGAGTGGTTAGATGATTTTGCATCTGAAGAAACAAAGAAAGCCGGCGAAAAAGTAATTGCTCAAGAATTAGAAGAGATTGAAAATGACTCTTTTTTCACTGAAAATAATCTGCTGAATGAGTTTAAAAATTATTATGAAAGGATAAAAAATGGTGAACGAGATCTCTATATCTAA